A stretch of Aerococcus urinaehominis DNA encodes these proteins:
- a CDS encoding DUF1002 domain-containing protein, which translates to MKIKIFLVLLTASLLAACGDSGQGTGLTDQEGNTIQVGDSFLALAEDLNVQQADQMAAELAVNDIPDHHRYVVTRQKMADLLVDIDTSIPVYSSASLTIEEVGQELNVEVVNPENFTMVDETTFESAVLNTGIDNMTVRVAAPSPVTGEGGLAGFYVILENLGLGNPEAYQMTNDQLLLSSRLGESTSYALIDLNRFFAQLRLAINQALAQNPDFNDNDLQRILSDWSTDYGFRFKADDRTAILSYLRKYVDLSPELEVSDEQLENFINDHPASHSDDDQGRDTGTAASQHFVYQLRDDELAVMGYMMRLLADDPEARFKLSKMINDGVVGFSYWEEKAYYEIGNLNVYNTFPIKVTGDQVITDRFTDPGKQHLSTAEAIQEPFENPESMKIYSYADLVAFADRTGLTREDIQIFINNSQGN; encoded by the coding sequence ATGAAAATAAAAATTTTTCTAGTCCTGTTAACAGCCAGCCTGCTAGCAGCTTGCGGGGACTCAGGCCAAGGGACAGGCCTAACAGACCAGGAGGGAAATACGATACAGGTAGGCGATAGCTTCTTGGCTCTAGCTGAAGATTTAAATGTGCAACAGGCCGATCAGATGGCAGCTGAATTAGCGGTTAACGATATCCCTGACCACCACCGTTATGTAGTGACCCGACAAAAAATGGCTGATTTACTAGTAGATATTGATACCTCTATTCCGGTTTACTCATCGGCTAGTTTGACGATTGAAGAGGTAGGTCAGGAATTAAATGTTGAAGTGGTTAATCCGGAAAACTTTACCATGGTGGACGAAACGACCTTTGAGAGTGCTGTTTTAAATACCGGCATTGATAATATGACGGTTAGGGTAGCGGCACCTAGCCCGGTAACGGGTGAGGGCGGTCTAGCTGGCTTTTATGTGATTTTAGAAAATCTAGGACTGGGCAATCCCGAGGCCTATCAAATGACTAATGACCAATTACTCTTATCCAGTCGTCTAGGGGAGTCGACCTCCTATGCATTAATTGATTTAAATCGTTTCTTTGCACAATTACGCCTAGCAATTAACCAGGCCCTAGCTCAAAACCCAGATTTTAACGATAATGACCTTCAGAGGATTCTATCTGACTGGTCTACAGACTATGGTTTCCGCTTTAAAGCTGATGACCGGACGGCCATTTTGAGTTATTTACGCAAGTATGTCGACCTATCGCCTGAATTAGAGGTATCAGATGAACAGTTAGAGAATTTTATCAATGACCATCCTGCCAGCCACTCTGATGATGACCAAGGACGTGATACTGGAACAGCGGCTAGTCAGCACTTTGTCTACCAATTGAGGGATGATGAGCTAGCAGTTATGGGTTATATGATGCGGTTATTGGCTGATGATCCGGAAGCTAGATTTAAATTATCAAAAATGATTAACGATGGGGTAGTGGGATTCTCCTATTGGGAGGAAAAAGCTTATTACGAAATTGGCAATCTTAATGTCTATAATACTTTTCCAATCAAAGTAACAGGTGACCAGGTGATTACCGATCGATTTACGGATCCAGGTAAGCAACACTTGTCCACTGCTGAAGCAATCCAGGAGCCTTTTGAAAACCCTGAATCAATGAAAATTTATAGCTATGCAGATTTAGTAGCCTTTGCTGATCGTACCGGGCTAACCAGAGAGGATATTCAAATTTTCATCAATAATAGTCAGGGTAACTAA
- a CDS encoding SEC-C metal-binding domain-containing protein yields MSQQEIFELYNSADQLDKERVVDTEWAALLNQYVLAAINLYDVIKVADLIGSYNDHHDSLLSVSTFKQAILPFILQEKNYFFFEDKLAHIYYLDLPQLIDRVIASQQAYPPYRPSLAEFLNYQDETYSDNPHQNRLVTFLNQDQGLARVDAKKLARLVQSDIIAREPVEESLSMLEVAGCDFSQGQALSQFSDIYRDLVDFERRFYWHGQRLNDIKANQVEVTTEGVGPSQLETSDPCPCGSGATFMQCCLPNMFNQTALLPESDIYLFYAMWLKLIAWINDHHHIVDASRQQILTKVGQDRHVYQIRQFMWAHPELILDYLASGEVQDQENRDILQSWYDHHLPGHFYLGRYSERAALFMGRDHQGQDRIFAVRNNGDNLGGFVGPAPLLVGTVLLPFKGEIIYDSIIGHPDQPGQDRAPGYDLNQFECLLAQGIITHFN; encoded by the coding sequence ATGAGCCAGCAGGAGATATTTGAGCTTTATAATTCAGCTGATCAATTGGATAAAGAGCGGGTAGTTGATACTGAATGGGCTGCTTTACTGAACCAGTATGTGCTGGCAGCTATCAACCTCTATGATGTGATAAAAGTAGCTGACTTAATTGGCAGCTATAACGACCATCATGACAGCTTATTAAGTGTCTCGACTTTTAAACAGGCTATTCTGCCCTTTATTTTGCAAGAAAAGAATTATTTCTTTTTTGAGGACAAGCTGGCCCATATCTATTACTTAGACCTGCCACAACTTATTGATCGGGTAATAGCTAGTCAGCAGGCCTATCCGCCTTACCGCCCCAGCTTAGCTGAATTTTTAAACTACCAAGATGAGACTTATAGTGATAATCCCCACCAAAATCGGCTGGTGACCTTTCTTAACCAGGACCAAGGCCTGGCCAGGGTTGATGCTAAGAAATTAGCCCGCTTGGTCCAGTCTGATATTATTGCTAGGGAGCCAGTTGAGGAATCGCTTTCTATGCTGGAGGTAGCTGGTTGTGATTTTAGTCAGGGCCAAGCCCTGAGTCAGTTTTCTGATATTTACCGTGATTTAGTTGACTTTGAACGGCGCTTTTACTGGCATGGCCAGCGTCTAAATGATATTAAGGCCAATCAAGTTGAGGTAACGACTGAAGGGGTTGGACCTAGCCAATTAGAGACCAGCGATCCCTGTCCGTGTGGATCGGGAGCGACCTTTATGCAGTGCTGTTTGCCTAATATGTTTAACCAAACAGCTCTGTTACCTGAATCGGATATCTATCTCTTCTATGCCATGTGGTTAAAACTGATAGCTTGGATTAATGACCACCACCATATTGTTGACGCTAGCCGTCAACAAATCTTGACCAAGGTGGGCCAGGACCGCCATGTTTACCAAATTCGCCAGTTTATGTGGGCCCATCCTGAGCTTATTTTGGACTACCTAGCTAGTGGTGAAGTTCAGGACCAGGAAAATCGCGATATTCTCCAGTCTTGGTATGATCACCACCTGCCAGGACATTTCTATCTAGGTCGCTATAGTGAGCGGGCTGCCCTCTTTATGGGACGTGACCACCAAGGCCAGGACCGTATTTTTGCTGTTCGTAATAATGGCGATAATTTAGGTGGTTTTGTGGGTCCGGCGCCCCTATTAGTAGGAACGGTCTTGCTACCCTTTAAAGGAGAGATTATTTACGATTCAATTATTGGCCATCCCGACCAACCTGGCCAAGATCGTGCCCCAGGCTATGATTTAAATCAGTTTGAGTGTTTGCTAGCGCAAGGCATTATAACTCATTTTAATTAA
- a CDS encoding alpha/beta fold hydrolase: MKSCDRAGYISRPDGSQIYFRQVGQGAPLVFLHGNGGSSRYFKHQVDTLSRYYQLIFMDSRGQGRSTNQQDYLDFNLMADDLAALLDYLAVKQVLLVGFSDGANLALMFSYRYPSRVRGQVLNAGNLKFAGLKWLDQALVALEVGLFRVLASFSTWAAANFEVSKLMTRDLPLSWADLTEIRVPSLVLIGSRDVVTYRHALAMTRFLDQGYLLAVSGQGHHFAQKQADLFNGLVLKFFKRTVDECGSQSSDQRGSFIYK; this comes from the coding sequence ATGAAATCTTGTGATCGGGCGGGCTATATCTCTCGTCCTGATGGGAGTCAAATTTATTTTCGCCAGGTCGGCCAGGGAGCCCCGCTCGTCTTCCTTCATGGTAACGGTGGCTCTAGCCGCTATTTTAAACACCAAGTTGACACACTTAGTCGCTATTACCAGCTGATTTTTATGGATAGCCGCGGTCAAGGTCGGTCAACCAACCAGCAAGACTATTTAGATTTTAATTTGATGGCCGATGATCTGGCTGCCTTGTTAGATTATTTAGCTGTGAAGCAGGTCTTGCTGGTTGGCTTTTCTGATGGCGCTAATCTAGCCTTGATGTTTAGCTACCGCTATCCTAGTCGAGTTCGCGGTCAGGTGCTTAATGCGGGTAATTTAAAATTTGCTGGTTTAAAGTGGTTAGATCAGGCCCTAGTTGCTTTGGAAGTTGGTCTTTTTAGGGTCTTGGCAAGTTTTAGCACTTGGGCAGCGGCTAACTTTGAGGTGAGTAAACTGATGACCAGAGACCTACCGCTATCCTGGGCGGATTTGACTGAAATCCGTGTACCAAGTCTAGTTTTGATTGGGTCACGTGATGTGGTGACCTATCGCCATGCCTTGGCAATGACTAGGTTTTTAGATCAGGGTTATTTGCTAGCGGTTTCAGGACAGGGTCATCATTTTGCCCAAAAACAGGCCGATTTATTTAATGGCTTGGTATTAAAATTTTTTAAGAGAACTGTTGATGAATGCGGGTCCCAGTCCAGTGACCAGCGTGGCTCGTTCATATATAAATAA
- a CDS encoding LysR family transcriptional regulator, translating to MRIEDLAYFRKMAEVGSITQAAQALFISQPSLSNAMQKLEEELGLTLFIRSQKGISLTETGEEFLQYANQVLEQFDLLQRRYSGQAHRQQIFKVATHHYAFVVDAFARLLKRYEDTDYQASLWELRTWEVLDEVINLKSEIGVIYRSNYNQRIIDKALKDNNLSFHSLIKTRPHVFIYRDHPLANQAQVTFEDLAAYPRLNFEQGQHNSFYYWEEVHAEYDSPKTITVSDRATIFNLMIGLNGYTISSGIINEDLNGPNIIAVPLVSDEVIEIGYITNNFHQLNPIAEEFIDILIACVNGDVN from the coding sequence ATGCGGATAGAAGATTTAGCTTATTTTAGAAAAATGGCCGAGGTAGGTTCTATTACCCAGGCGGCTCAGGCACTTTTTATTTCCCAGCCATCCTTGTCTAATGCGATGCAGAAGTTAGAAGAGGAGCTAGGCTTGACCCTCTTTATTCGTAGTCAAAAGGGGATTAGTCTGACAGAGACTGGTGAAGAGTTCCTCCAGTATGCCAACCAGGTTTTAGAGCAGTTTGACCTACTGCAGCGTCGTTATTCTGGCCAAGCCCACCGCCAGCAAATTTTTAAAGTAGCCACCCACCACTATGCCTTTGTGGTTGATGCCTTTGCTCGCTTACTGAAGCGTTATGAGGATACAGACTACCAGGCCTCTTTGTGGGAGCTGAGAACCTGGGAGGTTCTAGATGAAGTAATTAATCTCAAAAGTGAAATTGGGGTCATTTACCGGTCCAACTATAATCAACGGATTATTGATAAGGCCTTAAAGGATAATAATCTAAGCTTTCACAGCCTGATTAAAACCCGGCCCCATGTCTTTATCTACCGCGACCATCCCTTGGCTAATCAAGCTCAAGTAACTTTTGAGGATTTAGCGGCTTACCCGCGTTTGAATTTTGAACAGGGCCAGCACAACTCTTTTTATTATTGGGAAGAGGTTCATGCTGAGTATGATAGTCCAAAAACCATTACCGTTTCCGATCGGGCCACCATTTTTAACCTGATGATTGGTCTCAATGGCTACACCATTTCTTCTGGTATTATCAATGAAGACCTCAATGGGCCCAATATTATCGCCGTGCCTTTAGTGTCAGATGAAGTGATTGAAATTGGCTATATTACTAACAATTTCCATCAGCTTAATCCGATTGCCGAAGAATTTATTGATATTTTGATTGCCTGCGTCAATGGTGATGTTAACTAG
- a CDS encoding rhodanese-like domain-containing protein, which translates to MKEISPQELYQLVTSQADINIVDVRTKELYDEGHVPGAIHIPLSQIPDSLDQFDKDQHYYIICQKSIKSKEACQILSQHGYNVTNVSEGSPAYPGPMESSSK; encoded by the coding sequence ATGAAGGAAATTAGCCCACAAGAACTTTATCAATTAGTTACTAGTCAAGCGGACATCAATATTGTCGATGTGCGTACCAAAGAACTCTACGATGAAGGACATGTGCCTGGGGCAATTCATATTCCCCTATCACAAATCCCTGATAGCTTGGACCAGTTTGATAAAGACCAACACTACTACATCATCTGTCAAAAATCGATTAAATCTAAAGAAGCTTGCCAAATCCTTAGCCAACATGGCTACAATGTGACCAATGTTTCGGAAGGCTCTCCTGCCTATCCAGGACCAATGGAAAGCAGCTCAAAATAA
- a CDS encoding PPK2 family polyphosphate kinase, with the protein MPKNIEIQDYRLKPGQTPNFEDLKQFEADQASQDELKNELLPELVDQLYDWHVKLQAEEKQAIVLALQALDAAGKDEIITFVFSHLMAQGLKVAATGKPSETDQAHDFLWRHWDKLPERGQIGILNRSYYEDVVSLIVHGPDEQVPMSHDSLEEEVDFRLQAIRHMEEYLYDSGFHVLKLFPYVSPAVQKERLLERMKNEDKQWEFSFSDLSDRDKWEKFHQAYEYILQETSTDKAPWYVLPGDNAWFTRFVAGKIVLAELKEMNPQYPELSEEDQEKIDQAIKELEQD; encoded by the coding sequence ATGCCAAAAAATATTGAAATTCAAGATTATCGCTTAAAACCAGGCCAAACTCCTAATTTTGAGGATTTGAAGCAGTTCGAAGCTGACCAAGCCAGCCAGGATGAATTAAAAAATGAATTGTTGCCAGAATTAGTTGACCAGCTCTATGACTGGCATGTAAAGCTCCAAGCTGAGGAGAAACAAGCCATTGTTTTAGCTCTCCAAGCCTTGGATGCAGCTGGCAAGGATGAAATAATCACTTTTGTTTTCTCTCATTTGATGGCTCAAGGGTTGAAAGTAGCTGCTACTGGGAAACCGAGCGAAACGGACCAGGCCCATGATTTTTTATGGCGCCATTGGGATAAATTGCCGGAACGTGGTCAAATTGGGATTTTAAATCGGTCTTATTATGAGGACGTGGTGAGTCTGATTGTCCACGGTCCTGATGAGCAAGTGCCCATGAGCCACGATAGCTTGGAAGAGGAAGTAGACTTCCGTCTTCAGGCCATTCGTCACATGGAGGAATACCTTTATGATTCAGGTTTCCATGTGCTTAAACTTTTCCCTTATGTATCCCCAGCTGTTCAAAAAGAACGTCTGCTTGAACGGATGAAAAATGAAGACAAGCAATGGGAATTCTCCTTCTCAGACTTGAGCGACCGGGACAAGTGGGAGAAATTCCACCAGGCCTATGAATATATCTTACAGGAAACATCAACTGACAAGGCACCTTGGTATGTCTTGCCTGGTGATAATGCCTGGTTTACACGTTTTGTAGCTGGAAAAATTGTTTTGGCTGAGCTCAAGGAAATGAATCCACAATATCCGGAACTATCCGAAGAAGACCAAGAAAAGATTGATCAAGCGATTAAAGAGTTAGAACAAGATTAG